From a region of the Synechococcus sp. RS9916 genome:
- a CDS encoding YbaB/EbfC family nucleoid-associated protein — protein MAGFGLPNFGQLTEAFRKAQQIQQDAQKLQEELDAMEIEGSSSDGRASIWLSGNQQPLRVKLDPALLAEGQSACEAATLAALQAAYEKSTATMKERMQELTGGLDLNLPGMGG, from the coding sequence ATGGCAGGTTTCGGACTCCCCAATTTTGGTCAGCTCACCGAAGCCTTCCGCAAGGCTCAGCAGATCCAGCAGGACGCCCAGAAGCTGCAGGAAGAACTCGATGCCATGGAGATCGAGGGCAGCAGCAGCGATGGCCGCGCCAGCATCTGGCTGTCGGGCAATCAACAGCCCCTGCGGGTGAAGCTGGACCCAGCCCTGTTGGCCGAGGGTCAGAGCGCCTGTGAAGCCGCCACCCTCGCCGCACTGCAAGCGGCCTACGAGAAGTCCACCGCCACCATGAAAGAGCGGATGCAGGAGCTCACCGGTGGGCTCGACCTCAACCTCCCCGGGATGGGCGGCTGA
- a CDS encoding GspE/PulE family protein has translation MRLTSHKRGKPAPSGHPSLAGSAVSQPQRLVLELLLQEAVPDKLDTTNHERLVKRLVDKGLAPAEHPRVAAALAALQSTGSAEATPPIDSSQPDANPDALVEEPLKASASDDDAINLDSLLSGFNSEGVLEENAEDQTRLTANHEDLEQTLRDTNASPVVNLVNRILLQALQLGASDIHVEPQQIGLQVRFRQDGVLQSYSEPLPARLVPAVTSRFKIMADLDIAERRQAQDGRIRRRFRDRTVDFRVNSLPSRFGEKIVLRLLDSSSTQLGLDKLISNPEALELVRALGSKPFGMILVTGPTGSGKSTTLYSLLAERNDPGINISTVEDPIEYTLPGITQCQVNREKGFDFSTALRAFMRQDPDVLLVGETRDLETAKTAIEAALTGHLVLTTLHCNDAPSAIARLGEMGVEPFMVSASLIGIVSQRLLRKVCSHCRQSYQPNATELARFGLMSHHESHVRFFRAHHHDGTGEPCPHCQGSGYQGRIGVYEVLRMNEQLATAVANGATTDVLRRLALESGMKTLLGYSLELVRKGQTTLEEVGRMILTDSGLESERRARALSTVTCEGCGGGLQEGWLECPYCLTPRQ, from the coding sequence GTGAGGCTCACCTCCCACAAGCGGGGGAAGCCCGCACCTTCAGGTCATCCATCCCTCGCCGGCAGTGCCGTGAGTCAACCGCAGCGCTTGGTTCTGGAGCTGTTGCTGCAGGAAGCAGTGCCGGACAAGCTCGACACCACAAACCACGAACGCCTAGTGAAACGCCTGGTGGACAAAGGCTTGGCACCGGCCGAGCATCCCCGGGTGGCCGCTGCACTGGCCGCACTGCAGTCGACCGGTTCTGCTGAAGCAACCCCACCCATTGACAGCAGTCAGCCGGACGCCAACCCGGATGCTCTGGTGGAGGAGCCCCTCAAAGCAAGCGCGAGCGACGACGACGCCATCAACCTCGACTCACTGCTCTCCGGCTTCAACAGTGAGGGGGTGCTGGAGGAGAACGCTGAAGACCAGACGCGCCTGACCGCAAACCACGAAGACCTCGAACAGACGCTCCGCGACACCAACGCCTCACCGGTGGTGAATCTGGTGAACCGGATCCTGCTGCAGGCCCTGCAACTGGGCGCCAGCGACATCCACGTGGAACCCCAGCAGATCGGGCTGCAGGTGCGCTTCCGCCAGGACGGCGTCCTGCAGAGCTACAGCGAACCGCTGCCGGCCCGGCTGGTGCCAGCCGTCACCTCCCGTTTCAAGATCATGGCCGACCTGGACATCGCCGAACGTCGGCAGGCTCAGGACGGGCGCATCCGCAGGCGCTTCCGCGATCGCACCGTGGATTTCCGGGTCAACAGCCTGCCCAGCCGCTTCGGCGAAAAAATCGTGCTCAGGCTGCTGGACAGCTCCTCCACCCAACTGGGGCTCGACAAACTGATCTCCAACCCGGAGGCCCTGGAGCTGGTGCGGGCGCTTGGCTCCAAACCCTTCGGAATGATCCTGGTCACCGGACCGACTGGATCGGGGAAGTCGACCACCCTCTATTCGCTGCTGGCGGAACGGAACGACCCCGGCATCAACATCTCCACGGTGGAGGACCCGATCGAATACACCCTGCCGGGCATCACCCAGTGCCAGGTGAACCGGGAGAAGGGCTTCGACTTCAGCACGGCTCTGCGGGCCTTCATGCGCCAGGACCCAGATGTGCTGCTGGTGGGGGAAACCCGCGATCTGGAAACGGCAAAAACCGCCATCGAAGCCGCCCTCACCGGCCACCTGGTGCTCACCACGCTGCATTGCAATGACGCCCCCAGCGCCATCGCCCGCCTCGGCGAAATGGGGGTGGAACCGTTCATGGTCAGCGCCTCCCTGATCGGGATCGTCTCTCAGAGGCTGTTGCGCAAGGTGTGCAGCCACTGCCGCCAGAGCTATCAGCCCAACGCCACCGAACTGGCTCGGTTTGGCCTGATGAGCCACCACGAAAGCCATGTGCGCTTCTTCCGCGCTCACCACCACGACGGCACTGGTGAACCCTGCCCGCACTGTCAGGGCAGTGGCTACCAGGGTCGGATTGGGGTCTATGAAGTGCTGCGCATGAATGAACAGCTGGCCACCGCCGTGGCCAATGGGGCCACCACCGATGTGCTGCGCCGCCTGGCCTTGGAATCCGGCATGAAAACGCTGCTGGGTTACAGCCTCGAACTGGTGCGCAAGGGTCAGACGACCCTGGAAGAGGTGGGGAGAATGATCCTGACCGATTCAGGGCTGGAATCGGAACGACGCGCCCGGGCCCTGAGCACCGTCACATGTGAAGGATGTGGTGGCGGACTGCAGGAAGGGTGGCTGGAATGTCCGTACTGTCTGACGCCCCGTCAGTGA
- a CDS encoding type IV pilus twitching motility protein PilT, with protein MDLMIEDLMEQLVKGEGSDLHLACGQPPFGRFSGQLRPLTDTPLSEESCNRLIFSMLNNTQRKTLEQTWELDCAYGLKGVARFRVNVYRQKGSYAACLRALGSSIPSIETLNLPPVVVETSARPRGLVLVTGPTGSGKTTTLAALLDHINHTRSEHILTIEDPIEFVYRSDRSMVHQRQLNEDTRSFANALRAALREDPDVILVGEMRDLETIQLAISAAETGHLVFGTLHTSSAAQTVDRMVDVFPPGQQTQIRVQLSGSLVAVFSQTLCKRENPQPGQFGRVMAQEIMINNPAIANLIREGKTAQLYSQIQTGGDLGMQTLERALATLVQEGAISQAEAMAKAGKPGELDRLLGGS; from the coding sequence ATGGATCTGATGATCGAAGACCTGATGGAGCAGCTGGTGAAGGGGGAGGGCAGCGATCTGCATCTCGCCTGTGGCCAACCGCCCTTCGGACGCTTCAGCGGCCAGCTGCGTCCCCTCACCGACACCCCCCTAAGTGAAGAGAGCTGCAACCGGCTGATCTTCTCGATGCTCAACAACACCCAGCGCAAAACGCTCGAACAGACCTGGGAGCTGGATTGCGCCTATGGCCTCAAAGGAGTGGCCCGCTTCCGGGTCAACGTTTACCGCCAGAAAGGCAGTTATGCCGCTTGCCTGCGGGCGCTAGGGAGCTCCATTCCGAGCATCGAAACCCTCAACCTGCCGCCGGTGGTGGTGGAGACCAGTGCTCGCCCCCGGGGGCTGGTGCTGGTGACAGGCCCCACCGGATCGGGCAAAACCACCACCCTGGCGGCCCTTCTGGACCACATCAACCACACCCGCAGCGAACACATCCTCACGATCGAAGACCCGATCGAATTCGTGTATCGCAGCGACCGCAGCATGGTGCACCAGCGCCAGCTCAACGAAGACACCCGCAGTTTTGCCAACGCCCTGCGAGCGGCCCTGCGAGAAGACCCCGATGTGATCCTGGTGGGTGAGATGCGGGATCTGGAAACAATTCAACTGGCCATCAGCGCAGCGGAAACTGGCCACCTGGTGTTCGGCACGCTGCACACCAGTTCCGCCGCCCAGACCGTGGATCGGATGGTGGATGTGTTTCCGCCAGGCCAGCAGACCCAGATCCGTGTGCAACTCTCAGGAAGCCTGGTGGCCGTGTTCTCGCAGACCCTGTGCAAACGCGAGAACCCCCAACCCGGTCAATTCGGCCGGGTGATGGCGCAGGAAATCATGATCAACAACCCAGCCATCGCCAACCTGATTCGCGAAGGCAAGACCGCCCAGCTCTATTCCCAGATCCAAACGGGAGGCGATCTGGGGATGCAGACCTTGGAGCGGGCTCTGGCGACCCTCGTGCAGGAAGGGGCGATCAGTCAGGCCGAGGCGATGGCCAAAGCTGGAAAACCGGGTGAACTCGACCGTCTGCTGGGCGGCAGCTGA
- the grpE gene encoding nucleotide exchange factor GrpE, with protein MSGDPSSPANDLAADAAASGQVADAAAESVDAPVADAAAGVAEQPATDARDNDARLEQLEREHSSLREEHETLRSQYMRIAADFDNFRKRQSRDQDDLKLQLTCNTLSEILPVVDNFERARQQLNPEGEEAQALHRSYQGLYKQLVEVLKQLGVAPMRVVGQEFDPTLHEAVLREPSEEHHEDVVIEELQRGYHLNGRVLRHAMVKVSMGPGPQGEAAAAPAADAVTDSGSDQASMEGEPNHQEA; from the coding sequence ATGAGCGGCGATCCCTCTTCCCCTGCCAACGATCTCGCCGCTGACGCTGCAGCATCGGGTCAGGTTGCTGATGCGGCAGCGGAGTCTGTTGACGCTCCCGTTGCTGATGCTGCTGCAGGTGTCGCCGAGCAGCCGGCCACGGACGCTCGCGACAACGACGCCCGCCTGGAGCAATTGGAGCGTGAGCACAGCAGCCTGCGGGAGGAGCACGAGACCCTGCGCAGTCAGTACATGCGCATCGCTGCTGATTTCGACAATTTCCGCAAGCGCCAGAGCCGCGATCAGGATGACCTGAAGCTGCAGCTCACCTGCAACACCCTGAGCGAGATTCTCCCGGTGGTGGACAACTTTGAGCGGGCCCGCCAGCAGCTCAACCCCGAGGGTGAAGAGGCTCAGGCTCTGCACCGCAGCTACCAGGGTCTCTACAAGCAATTGGTGGAGGTGCTGAAGCAGCTTGGTGTGGCTCCCATGCGGGTGGTGGGTCAGGAGTTCGACCCAACCCTGCACGAAGCGGTGCTGCGTGAACCCAGCGAGGAGCATCACGAGGATGTGGTGATCGAGGAGTTGCAGCGGGGCTATCACCTCAATGGCCGGGTGCTGCGCCACGCCATGGTCAAGGTGTCGATGGGCCCTGGTCCCCAGGGAGAGGCCGCGGCTGCTCCGGCCGCAGATGCGGTCACGGATTCCGGCTCCGATCAGGCCTCGATGGAGGGAGAACCCAACCACCAGGAGGCCTGA
- a CDS encoding sulfurtransferase TusA family protein → MTVAETGPDQRLDLRGTPCPVNFIRCKLTLETMASGEVLSVTLDRGEPEAMVVPGLEQDGHRVEVEDGDDHWVALRVICGGG, encoded by the coding sequence TTGACCGTGGCGGAGACCGGCCCCGATCAGCGGCTTGATCTCCGCGGCACGCCTTGTCCGGTGAATTTCATTCGTTGCAAGCTCACCTTGGAGACGATGGCCTCGGGTGAGGTGTTGTCGGTGACCCTTGACCGGGGTGAACCGGAAGCCATGGTGGTGCCTGGTTTGGAGCAAGACGGCCACCGGGTTGAGGTCGAGGACGGCGACGATCACTGGGTGGCGCTGCGGGTGATCTGCGGCGGTGGCTGA
- the dnaJ gene encoding molecular chaperone DnaJ: MADFYDLLGVSRDADADTLKRAYRRLARQYHPDINKEPGAEDRFKEIGRAYEVLSDPQSKARYDQFGEAGLGGAAGMPDMGDMGGFADLFETFFSGFGGAGGGAAGRQRRNGPQQGDDLRYDLTIDFDQAVFGQEREIRIPHLETCTTCNGSGAKSGSGPTTCSTCGGVGQVRRATRTPFGNFTQVAECPTCNGTGQVIADPCNACGGQGVTQVRKKLRINIPAGVDSGTRLRVAGEGNAGLRGGPAGDLYVFLTVKPHPHLRRDGLTVLSDVKVSYLQAILGDTIEVETVDGPTSLEIPPGTQPNAVLTLENKGIPKLGNPVARGNQRVTVAVQLPTRLNDDERTLLEQLAGHHSARGVQHHHHKSGLFARLFGQG, from the coding sequence ATGGCCGATTTTTACGACCTGCTCGGCGTCAGTCGTGACGCCGACGCCGACACGTTGAAGCGTGCCTATCGGCGCCTCGCTCGCCAGTACCACCCGGATATCAACAAGGAGCCTGGCGCCGAGGACCGTTTCAAGGAGATCGGTCGGGCTTACGAAGTTCTGAGCGACCCCCAGTCCAAGGCCCGCTACGACCAGTTTGGTGAGGCGGGTCTCGGCGGTGCCGCCGGCATGCCCGATATGGGCGACATGGGCGGCTTTGCCGACCTGTTTGAGACCTTCTTCAGTGGATTTGGTGGTGCTGGTGGCGGTGCTGCAGGACGCCAGCGCCGGAATGGTCCGCAGCAGGGTGATGACCTGCGCTACGACCTCACCATCGATTTCGACCAGGCCGTGTTCGGCCAGGAACGCGAAATCCGCATTCCGCATCTCGAGACCTGCACCACCTGCAACGGCAGCGGTGCCAAATCGGGCAGCGGCCCCACCACCTGTTCCACCTGCGGAGGGGTTGGTCAGGTGCGACGGGCGACCCGCACCCCCTTCGGCAACTTCACCCAGGTGGCCGAATGTCCGACCTGCAATGGCACTGGTCAGGTGATTGCTGATCCCTGCAATGCCTGTGGAGGGCAGGGCGTGACTCAGGTGCGTAAAAAGCTGCGCATCAATATTCCTGCTGGAGTCGATTCCGGCACGCGCTTGCGTGTGGCCGGCGAAGGCAATGCTGGCTTGAGGGGCGGCCCTGCAGGCGACCTGTATGTGTTCCTGACGGTCAAACCCCATCCCCATCTGCGCCGGGATGGACTCACGGTGCTGTCTGACGTCAAGGTCAGCTATCTCCAGGCGATTCTGGGCGACACCATTGAGGTGGAAACGGTGGATGGCCCCACCAGTCTGGAGATTCCCCCCGGCACCCAGCCGAATGCGGTGCTCACCCTGGAGAACAAGGGCATTCCCAAGCTTGGTAATCCGGTGGCCCGTGGCAACCAGCGGGTGACCGTTGCGGTGCAGTTGCCGACGCGTCTCAACGATGACGAGCGCACCCTGCTGGAGCAGCTCGCTGGCCATCACTCGGCGCGTGGGGTGCAGCATCACCACCACAAGAGTGGTTTGTTTGCACGCCTCTTTGGTCAGGGTTGA
- the murC gene encoding UDP-N-acetylmuramate--L-alanine ligase codes for MASLLSRQQPVHFIGIGGIGMSALALILAKRGQRVSGSEPKSSPIVKQLSDLGVEVFPEQCASTITKLTTGEAAAPQVVVSSAIPEHNPELKAAREQGLTVLHRSDVLAALIDEQPAIAVAGSHGKTTTSTVITTLLAAAGEDPTAVIGGVVPCYGSNGHAGEGRLLVAEADESDGSLVKFAAHLGVITNLELDHTDHYADLNDLIGTLKRFGNGCTHLLANHDDPILREHFQAQAWWSVSSAEGVDFAALPVTLEGDHTEADFYERGRLIGRISLPMPGLHNLSNATAALAACRMEGIPFAHLQDGLSQLSPPGRRFDFRGDWEGRLIVDDYAHHPSEVRATLDMAQLMLSSGRSPLPQPPERLLVVFQPHRYSRTQEFLDDFARALSSADSVILAPIYAAGEAPIDGVNSHTLGDALQRLIPDRSVLVANSMDQLTALVQEHSRPQDLVLAMGAGDVNSLWSRLCPDPSARDASRASSVAA; via the coding sequence TTGGCCAGTCTGCTCAGCCGCCAGCAACCCGTTCACTTCATCGGCATCGGCGGCATCGGCATGTCTGCCCTGGCGCTGATCCTGGCAAAACGCGGGCAGCGGGTCTCTGGGTCGGAACCAAAGTCATCACCCATCGTCAAGCAACTGAGCGACCTGGGCGTGGAGGTGTTCCCCGAACAGTGCGCTTCCACCATCACCAAACTGACCACCGGCGAAGCAGCGGCTCCTCAGGTGGTGGTGAGCTCAGCCATTCCTGAGCACAACCCCGAATTGAAGGCAGCCCGTGAACAGGGGCTCACCGTGCTGCACCGATCCGACGTGCTGGCAGCCCTGATCGACGAGCAGCCGGCGATCGCCGTCGCCGGCAGCCACGGCAAAACCACGACCAGCACCGTGATCACCACACTGCTCGCGGCAGCCGGGGAAGACCCCACAGCCGTGATCGGTGGAGTGGTGCCCTGTTATGGCAGCAACGGCCACGCCGGTGAAGGCCGCCTGCTGGTGGCCGAAGCAGACGAGTCGGATGGCTCATTGGTGAAATTTGCCGCCCATCTTGGTGTGATCACCAACTTGGAGCTTGACCACACCGACCATTACGCCGATCTCAATGATCTGATCGGCACCCTCAAACGCTTTGGCAATGGCTGCACACACCTGCTGGCCAACCACGACGATCCAATCCTGAGGGAACATTTCCAGGCCCAAGCCTGGTGGTCTGTAAGCAGTGCAGAGGGCGTCGACTTCGCAGCTCTGCCAGTCACCCTGGAGGGAGATCACACCGAGGCCGACTTCTACGAGCGGGGCAGGCTGATCGGTCGCATCAGCCTGCCGATGCCCGGTCTGCACAACCTCAGCAACGCCACGGCTGCACTGGCGGCCTGCCGAATGGAGGGCATCCCCTTTGCGCATCTACAAGACGGTCTCAGCCAGCTAAGTCCCCCGGGCCGCCGCTTTGATTTCCGCGGCGATTGGGAGGGACGTCTCATCGTTGACGACTACGCCCACCACCCCAGCGAAGTGCGGGCCACCCTTGACATGGCCCAACTGATGCTGAGCAGCGGTCGCAGTCCACTGCCCCAGCCCCCCGAGCGACTGTTGGTGGTGTTTCAACCCCACCGCTACAGCCGAACCCAGGAATTTCTCGACGACTTCGCCCGAGCCCTCAGCAGCGCCGACAGCGTGATCCTGGCACCGATCTATGCAGCCGGAGAGGCACCGATCGACGGGGTCAACAGCCACACCCTGGGGGACGCTCTTCAGCGGCTGATTCCGGATCGATCCGTGCTCGTGGCCAACAGCATGGATCAGCTCACGGCCCTGGTTCAGGAGCACAGCCGTCCCCAGGATCTGGTGCTGGCCATGGGCGCGGGTGATGTGAACAGCCTCTGGAGTCGCCTGTGTCCTGACCCATCCGCCAGAGACGCCTCACGCGCCTCTTCCGTGGCGGCCTGA
- the rsgA gene encoding ribosome small subunit-dependent GTPase A — protein MVVALQANYLAVELDPPDQDTRLLCTRRTRLSHRGAAVHVGDRVWVEAIDPQQGRAVVADVEPRSSWLTRPPVANVTAVVVAFAMDQPTFDPDQASRFLLTAEQTGLEVQVLLTKSDLLSSDQRQALVQRLEAWGYAPIAISSTTGEGLDMLRERLQTQALSVLCGPSGVGKSSLLNGLIPDLSLRVGAVSGRLQKGRHTTRHVELHPLGQGARVADTPGFNRPDLPKQVHNLEVLFPELRRQLEPHPCRFRDCLHREEPGCGVSRDWERYGIYRRAVEELLDLSRPSRGG, from the coding sequence ATGGTGGTGGCTCTCCAGGCCAACTACCTGGCGGTGGAGCTGGATCCGCCCGATCAAGACACCCGGTTGCTCTGCACCCGGCGCACCCGTCTCAGTCATCGCGGTGCTGCGGTGCATGTGGGTGACCGGGTCTGGGTGGAGGCGATTGACCCTCAGCAGGGGCGGGCTGTTGTTGCGGATGTGGAACCGCGGAGCAGCTGGCTGACCCGTCCTCCTGTGGCCAATGTCACGGCTGTGGTGGTGGCTTTTGCCATGGACCAACCCACGTTTGATCCTGACCAGGCCAGTCGCTTTCTGCTCACCGCCGAACAAACGGGCTTGGAGGTGCAGGTGCTGCTGACCAAGAGTGATCTGTTGTCCTCGGATCAGCGTCAGGCCCTGGTGCAGCGCCTGGAGGCATGGGGTTACGCGCCGATTGCGATTTCTTCCACCACTGGGGAAGGTCTCGACATGCTGCGCGAGCGTTTGCAGACGCAGGCCCTTTCGGTGCTCTGTGGTCCCTCCGGTGTCGGCAAGAGCTCCCTGCTCAATGGTCTGATTCCCGATCTCTCCCTGCGGGTTGGCGCCGTGTCAGGCCGATTGCAGAAAGGGCGCCACACCACGCGCCATGTGGAATTGCACCCCCTGGGCCAGGGAGCCCGGGTGGCCGATACACCTGGGTTTAACCGTCCGGACCTGCCCAAGCAGGTGCACAACTTGGAAGTGTTGTTTCCAGAGTTGCGCCGACAGCTCGAGCCCCATCCCTGCCGCTTTCGTGATTGCCTGCATCGGGAGGAGCCCGGCTGCGGTGTCAGCCGTGATTGGGAGCGCTACGGCATTTACCGGCGTGCCGTTGAGGAACTGCTGGATCTCAGCCGCCCATCCCGGGGAGGTTGA
- a CDS encoding type II secretion system F family protein, giving the protein MASFVATYQAASGGDRSVRIQASDLATARKLLRRRGIKATTLQVEDAKTTRKPGETKGANSSGGRQGLLSLDLSAAFEKAPGVREKAVFASKLAALVDAGVPIVRSLDLMASQQRLPMFKRALVQIGLDVNQGTAMAAAMRQWPKVFDKLSIAMVEAGEAGGVLDESLKRLAKLLEDNARLQNQIKGALGYPVAVLAIAILVFLGMTIFLIPTFAGIFEDLGAELPVFTQMMVDLSSLLRSSFSLLLAGGLLIGIWLISRYYATDNGRRVIDRLMLKLPLFGDLIIKTATAQFCRIFSSLTRAGVPILMSLEISSETAGNSIIADAILESRTLVQEGVLLSTALIRQQVLPEMALSMLAIGEETGEMDQMLSKVADFYEDEVSAAVKALTSMLEPAMIVVVGGIVGSILLAMYLPMFTVFDQIQ; this is encoded by the coding sequence ATGGCCAGCTTTGTCGCCACCTACCAAGCCGCCAGCGGAGGGGACCGCAGCGTTCGAATCCAAGCGTCGGATTTAGCAACGGCCCGCAAACTGCTGCGCCGTCGGGGCATCAAAGCCACCACGCTGCAAGTGGAGGACGCCAAAACAACGCGCAAACCAGGGGAAACCAAGGGAGCCAACAGCAGCGGTGGGCGGCAAGGCCTGCTGTCGCTTGACCTCAGTGCCGCCTTTGAAAAGGCGCCCGGCGTGCGCGAAAAAGCTGTTTTTGCCAGCAAGCTGGCGGCCCTCGTGGATGCCGGCGTACCGATCGTGCGCAGCCTGGATCTGATGGCGAGCCAGCAACGGCTGCCCATGTTCAAACGGGCCTTGGTGCAGATCGGGCTGGATGTGAACCAGGGCACAGCCATGGCCGCGGCCATGCGCCAATGGCCGAAGGTGTTCGACAAGCTCAGCATCGCCATGGTGGAAGCCGGTGAGGCAGGGGGTGTGCTCGATGAATCCCTCAAACGCCTGGCCAAACTGCTGGAAGACAATGCACGGCTGCAAAACCAGATCAAGGGAGCCCTCGGCTACCCAGTCGCCGTGCTGGCGATCGCGATCCTGGTGTTCCTGGGGATGACGATCTTTCTGATTCCCACCTTCGCGGGGATCTTTGAAGATCTGGGGGCCGAGTTACCGGTGTTCACCCAGATGATGGTGGACCTCAGCAGCCTGTTGCGCTCCTCCTTCTCCTTGCTGCTGGCCGGGGGGCTTTTGATCGGCATCTGGCTGATCAGCCGCTACTACGCCACCGACAACGGTCGGCGGGTGATCGACCGGCTGATGCTCAAGCTGCCGCTGTTCGGCGACTTGATCATCAAAACCGCCACTGCCCAGTTCTGCCGGATCTTCAGCTCCCTCACCCGGGCCGGGGTGCCAATCTTGATGTCGCTGGAGATTTCCAGCGAAACCGCCGGCAACTCGATCATTGCCGACGCAATCCTGGAGTCCCGCACGTTGGTGCAGGAAGGGGTGTTGCTAAGTACAGCCCTGATCCGTCAGCAGGTGCTGCCCGAGATGGCCCTCAGCATGCTGGCGATCGGCGAGGAAACCGGGGAGATGGACCAGATGCTCAGCAAGGTGGCCGATTTCTACGAAGACGAGGTGTCCGCCGCAGTCAAGGCGCTCACCTCGATGCTGGAGCCGGCCATGATCGTGGTGGTGGGCGGCATTGTCGGCTCCATCCTGTTGGCCATGTATCTACCGATGTTCACGGTCTTCGATCAGATCCAGTGA
- the murB gene encoding UDP-N-acetylmuramate dehydrogenase, with protein sequence MACEDPALLRPQVPLAGYTTWKVGGPAEWLAEPTDLEQLSSLMAWAQQRQMPWRVMGAGSNLLISDAGLPGLTLCLRKLQGMSVDATTGVVEALAGEPIPTLARQAARAGLHGLEWAVGIPGTVGGAAVMNAGAQGGCTADCLMSVKVIDTKAKDDAGTMRTLNNDALAFAYRHSVLQDSALMVVSARFQLEPGHDPKELSRITSSNLNHRTTTQPYQWPSCGSVFRNPEPHKAGQLIEALGLKGRRIGGAEVSTVHANFIVNTGNATANDILALIELVQQEVQRSHGIGLHPEVKRLGFPSEPLALTA encoded by the coding sequence ATGGCTTGCGAAGACCCCGCACTGCTGCGGCCCCAGGTTCCTCTGGCGGGCTACACCACCTGGAAGGTAGGGGGCCCCGCCGAATGGCTTGCTGAGCCAACAGACCTCGAGCAGCTCAGCAGCTTGATGGCCTGGGCGCAGCAACGTCAGATGCCCTGGCGGGTGATGGGTGCCGGCTCCAACCTGTTGATCAGCGACGCCGGTTTGCCAGGTCTCACCCTCTGTCTCCGTAAATTGCAGGGGATGTCGGTGGATGCGACCACCGGCGTGGTGGAGGCCCTGGCCGGTGAGCCAATCCCGACCCTGGCGCGCCAAGCCGCCCGAGCCGGGCTCCACGGGCTGGAGTGGGCCGTGGGCATTCCAGGCACCGTCGGTGGGGCAGCCGTGATGAATGCCGGTGCACAGGGGGGGTGCACGGCGGACTGTTTGATGTCGGTGAAGGTGATCGACACCAAAGCCAAAGACGATGCAGGAACGATGCGCACCCTCAACAACGACGCTCTTGCGTTCGCCTATCGCCACAGCGTTTTGCAAGACAGCGCCCTGATGGTGGTGTCAGCCCGCTTTCAACTGGAACCGGGGCATGACCCCAAGGAACTAAGCCGCATCACGAGCAGCAACCTCAACCACCGCACCACCACCCAGCCCTATCAATGGCCCAGCTGCGGCAGTGTGTTTCGCAATCCTGAACCCCACAAAGCCGGACAATTAATTGAAGCTCTGGGGCTGAAGGGCCGACGCATCGGCGGAGCGGAAGTGTCGACGGTGCACGCCAACTTCATCGTCAATACCGGCAATGCCACCGCCAACGACATCCTGGCGTTGATCGAACTGGTGCAACAGGAGGTGCAACGCAGCCACGGCATTGGTCTGCACCCGGAAGTGAAACGGCTGGGATTCCCGTCTGAACCCCTTGCCCTGACGGCCTAA